The Quercus robur chromosome 7, dhQueRobu3.1, whole genome shotgun sequence genome has a segment encoding these proteins:
- the LOC126693100 gene encoding probable zinc metalloprotease EGY1, chloroplastic isoform X1 — MGTLTTSCSFSFSAPVWNRTRRNSCLLCRVRQTSCSFSFKSKRKRTTRVDYFNFYRFKCFSGVHNDSNGDEEESSAEPSTSPATTAAPPEEPTAGDKKTPPSSRPPTISPVGPAYNSFQVDSFKLMELLGPEKVDPADVKLIKDKLFGFSTFWVTKEEPFGDLGEGILFLGNLRGKREEVFAKLQSQLIEVTGNKYNLFMVEEPNSEGPDPRGGPRVSFGLLRKEVSEPGPTTLWQYVIALLLFLLTIGSSVELGIASQINRLPPEVVKYFTDPNAIEPPDMELLFPFVESALPLAYGVLGVLLFHEVGHFLAAFPKKVKLSIPYFIPNITLGSFGAITQFKSILPDRSTEVDISIAGPVAGAALSFSMFAVGLLLSSNPGAAGDLVQVPSMLFQGSLLLGLITRATLGYAAMHAATVSIHPLVIAGWCGLTTSAFNMLPVGCLDGGRAVQGAFGKNALIGFGLTTYTLLGLGVLGGPLSLPWGLYVLICQRTPEKPCLNDVTEVGTWRKILVSACIFLVGLTLLPVWDELAEELGIGLVTTF, encoded by the exons ATGGGAACTCTGACTACGAGCTGTAGTTTTAGTTTTTCGGCCCCCGTATGGAATAGGACGAGGAGGAATTCATGTTTGTTGTGCAGAGTCAGACAAACATCGTGTTCATTTAGCTTCAAGTCGAAGAGGAAGAGGACTACGAGAGTggattatttcaatttttataggTTTAAGTGTTTTAGCGGCGTTCACAATGACAGTAATGGCGATGAAGAAGAGAGTAGTGCTGAACCTTCGACTTCCCCGGCAACCACCGCGGCACCGCCTGAAGAACCAACGGCCGGCGACAAAAAGACGCCGCCTTCTTCAAGg CCTCCAACTATATCACCGGTTGGACCGGCATACAACAGTTTCCAAGTTGATTCTTTTAAACTGATGGAACTCCTTGGGCCCGAGAAGGTCGATCCTGCTGATGTAAAGTTGATTAAGGATAAGCTTTTTGGCTTTTCTACCTTCTGGGTTACTAAAGAAGAGCCATTTGGAGACCTTGGTGAGGGCATTCTTTTCCTTGGGAATTTAAGGGGAAAGAGAGAAGAGGTGTTTGCCAAACTTCAGAGTCAGTTGATTGAGGTCACTGGAAATAAGTACAACCTTTTTATGGTTGAGGAACCCAATTCAGAAGGACCAGACCCACGTGGTGGTCCACGTGTTAGCTTTGGTTTGCTGCGAAAGGAGGTTTCAGAACCAGGGCCAACGACACTTTGGCAGTATGTGATTGCTCTCTTGTTATTCCTTCTAACCATTGGTTCCTCTGTGGAGTTAGGAATTGCATCTCAG ATCAATCGACTTCCACCAGAGGTAGTGAAATACTTCACAGATCCAAATGCCATTGAACCACCAGATATGGAACTGCTATTTCCTTTTGTGGAGTCTGCTTTGCCCCTGGCATATGGTGTCTTGGGAGTTCTACTATTTCAC GAAGTTGGGCACTTTCTGGCTGCTTTCCCAAAGAAAGTAAAGCTAAGCATACCTTATTTTATTCCCAACATTACCCTTGGCAGCTTTGGTGCAATTACTCAG TTCAAATCTATTCTTCCTGATCGGAGTACAGAGGTTGACATATCAATTGCTGGTCCAGTTGCTGGTGCTGCCCTGTCTTTTTCAATGTTTGCTGTTGGACTATTGCTCTCATCAAATCCAGGTGCTGCAGGAGATTTAGTGCAGGTTCCAAGCATGTTGTTTCAAGGTTCTTTGCTTCTTGGACTCATCACTAGAGCTACGCTTGGTTATGC AGCAATGCATGCTGCAACAGTTTCGATTCATCCTCTTGTGATTGCAGGATG GTGTGGTTTAACAACATCAGCTTTTAATATGCTTCCAGTGGGTTGCCTTGATGGTGGAAGAGCTGTGCAG GGGGCTTTTGGAAAAAATGCGCTAATTGGATTTGGTTTGACAACTTACACATTGCTTGGATTGGGAGTG CTTGGTGGACCTTTGTCACTTCCTTGGGGACTATATGTGTTAATATGTCag AGAACTCCAGAGAAGCCATGCTTGAATGATGTGACAGAGGTTGGAACATGGAGGAAAATACTTGTTTCAGCGTGTATTTTCCTTGTTGGTTTGACACTTCTTCCTGTATGGGATGAGCTTGCAGAGGAGCTAGGTATAGGTCTTGTAACTACATTTTGA
- the LOC126690891 gene encoding DNA damage-repair/toleration protein DRT102-like: MRGLRSRDNSRPSSTGGLRSKECGPCQRWWTGSSQSDESAKCATCCLVKNRKLNPIDIILGGFIKILRETPTSAIVRFKVGSVEPAHYHTFGHDLVVMEGKKSVWNLSKKERYDLGVGDFLFTPPGDVHRVKYYEDTEFFIKWDGKWDMFFDEDLETAKVVV, encoded by the coding sequence ATGCGGGGTCTCCGATCTAGAGATAATTCTCGTCCATCTAGTACTGGAGGTCTCCGATCCAAAGAGTGTGGACCCTGTCAACGCTGGTGGACTGGTTCTTCTCAGTCTGATGAATCTGCAAAATGTGCTACTTGTTGTTTGGTGAAGAATAGGAAATTGAATCCGATCGATATAATCCTAGGTGGGTTTATAAAGATTTTGAGAGAGACTCCCACATCAGCTATTGTGAGGTTTAAAGTTGGGAGTGTGGAGCCGGCTCATTATCATACTTTTGGGCATGATTTGGTGGTGATGGAGGGGAAGAAGAGTGTGTGGAATTTGAGCAAAAAGGAGAGGTATGATTTGGGTGTTGGGGATTTTTTGTTTACTCCTCCTGGGGATGTGCATAGAGTGAAGTATTATGAGGATACTGAGTTTTTCATCAAGTGGGATGGGAAATGGGATATGTTCTTTGATGAGGACCTTGAGACTGCTAAGgttgttgtttaa
- the LOC126693100 gene encoding probable zinc metalloprotease EGY1, chloroplastic isoform X2, with protein sequence MGTLTTSCSFSFSAPVWNRTRRNSCLLCRVRQTSCSFSFKSKRKRTTRVDYFNFYRFKCFSGVHNDSNGDEEESSAEPSTSPATTAAPPEEPTAGDKKTPPSSRPPTISPVGPAYNSFQVDSFKLMELLGPEKVDPADVKLIKDKLFGFSTFWVTKEEPFGDLGEGILFLGNLRGKREEVFAKLQSQLIEVTGNKYNLFMVEEPNSEGPDPRGGPRVSFGLLRKEVSEPGPTTLWQYVIALLLFLLTIGSSVELGIASQINRLPPEVVKYFTDPNAIEPPDMELLFPFVESALPLAYGVLGVLLFHEVGHFLAAFPKKVKLSIPYFIPNITLGSFGAITQFKSILPDRSTEVDISIAGPVAGAALSFSMFAVGLLLSSNPGAAGDLVQVPSMLFQGSLLLGLITRATLGYACGLTTSAFNMLPVGCLDGGRAVQGAFGKNALIGFGLTTYTLLGLGVLGGPLSLPWGLYVLICQRTPEKPCLNDVTEVGTWRKILVSACIFLVGLTLLPVWDELAEELGIGLVTTF encoded by the exons ATGGGAACTCTGACTACGAGCTGTAGTTTTAGTTTTTCGGCCCCCGTATGGAATAGGACGAGGAGGAATTCATGTTTGTTGTGCAGAGTCAGACAAACATCGTGTTCATTTAGCTTCAAGTCGAAGAGGAAGAGGACTACGAGAGTggattatttcaatttttataggTTTAAGTGTTTTAGCGGCGTTCACAATGACAGTAATGGCGATGAAGAAGAGAGTAGTGCTGAACCTTCGACTTCCCCGGCAACCACCGCGGCACCGCCTGAAGAACCAACGGCCGGCGACAAAAAGACGCCGCCTTCTTCAAGg CCTCCAACTATATCACCGGTTGGACCGGCATACAACAGTTTCCAAGTTGATTCTTTTAAACTGATGGAACTCCTTGGGCCCGAGAAGGTCGATCCTGCTGATGTAAAGTTGATTAAGGATAAGCTTTTTGGCTTTTCTACCTTCTGGGTTACTAAAGAAGAGCCATTTGGAGACCTTGGTGAGGGCATTCTTTTCCTTGGGAATTTAAGGGGAAAGAGAGAAGAGGTGTTTGCCAAACTTCAGAGTCAGTTGATTGAGGTCACTGGAAATAAGTACAACCTTTTTATGGTTGAGGAACCCAATTCAGAAGGACCAGACCCACGTGGTGGTCCACGTGTTAGCTTTGGTTTGCTGCGAAAGGAGGTTTCAGAACCAGGGCCAACGACACTTTGGCAGTATGTGATTGCTCTCTTGTTATTCCTTCTAACCATTGGTTCCTCTGTGGAGTTAGGAATTGCATCTCAG ATCAATCGACTTCCACCAGAGGTAGTGAAATACTTCACAGATCCAAATGCCATTGAACCACCAGATATGGAACTGCTATTTCCTTTTGTGGAGTCTGCTTTGCCCCTGGCATATGGTGTCTTGGGAGTTCTACTATTTCAC GAAGTTGGGCACTTTCTGGCTGCTTTCCCAAAGAAAGTAAAGCTAAGCATACCTTATTTTATTCCCAACATTACCCTTGGCAGCTTTGGTGCAATTACTCAG TTCAAATCTATTCTTCCTGATCGGAGTACAGAGGTTGACATATCAATTGCTGGTCCAGTTGCTGGTGCTGCCCTGTCTTTTTCAATGTTTGCTGTTGGACTATTGCTCTCATCAAATCCAGGTGCTGCAGGAGATTTAGTGCAGGTTCCAAGCATGTTGTTTCAAGGTTCTTTGCTTCTTGGACTCATCACTAGAGCTACGCTTGGTTATGC GTGTGGTTTAACAACATCAGCTTTTAATATGCTTCCAGTGGGTTGCCTTGATGGTGGAAGAGCTGTGCAG GGGGCTTTTGGAAAAAATGCGCTAATTGGATTTGGTTTGACAACTTACACATTGCTTGGATTGGGAGTG CTTGGTGGACCTTTGTCACTTCCTTGGGGACTATATGTGTTAATATGTCag AGAACTCCAGAGAAGCCATGCTTGAATGATGTGACAGAGGTTGGAACATGGAGGAAAATACTTGTTTCAGCGTGTATTTTCCTTGTTGGTTTGACACTTCTTCCTGTATGGGATGAGCTTGCAGAGGAGCTAGGTATAGGTCTTGTAACTACATTTTGA